The Pedobacter africanus genome has a window encoding:
- a CDS encoding redoxin domain-containing protein → MTLKYLKAIFMCITMPIIASAQQNSFTVKGRMNLSHDGEKVHLYYTSFGKSMHDSTLVHNGAFTFEGHVDAAGLAYLIAGTVLSTNDIDFYLAPGLTHIVTTDSLKNAKIGGNEIATDYCRLMEPVRPLQRQKMNHTLKYHRIPKAEIEHPPAKELLNKIAKLDGRIAEITSAFMADNPDSYVTLELMIRRAGGIIDHAVVYPSFHKLSDRIKNSDKGKIFAERIAKAGKMVAGASVPHFEALTPEGKTLNLRTILNSGKYTILDFWASWCSPCRKENPYLVQAYNTYSRKELNILSVSLDSDPGKWKAAIEKDGLLWQQVSGLKGWKDPVAVLYGITALPQNLLLDANGIILAKNLHAEDLLKKLADLTK, encoded by the coding sequence ATGACCTTAAAATATTTAAAAGCAATCTTCATGTGCATCACTATGCCCATCATTGCATCCGCACAACAAAATTCTTTTACCGTAAAAGGCAGAATGAACCTTTCTCATGACGGAGAAAAAGTTCATCTTTATTACACAAGTTTTGGAAAAAGCATGCACGATAGTACCCTTGTGCACAACGGCGCATTTACATTTGAAGGCCATGTGGACGCAGCCGGTTTAGCCTACCTCATTGCTGGAACAGTGCTGTCCACGAATGATATTGATTTTTACCTGGCACCAGGCCTTACCCATATTGTAACTACCGATTCACTGAAAAACGCAAAAATAGGAGGCAATGAAATTGCTACGGATTATTGCCGGCTTATGGAGCCTGTAAGACCTCTGCAAAGACAAAAAATGAACCACACGCTCAAATACCATCGCATTCCAAAAGCGGAAATAGAACACCCACCTGCAAAGGAACTTTTGAACAAAATAGCCAAACTAGACGGCCGGATAGCCGAAATAACCAGTGCATTTATGGCCGACAACCCAGACTCTTATGTCACATTGGAATTGATGATCAGGCGGGCCGGTGGAATAATAGATCACGCAGTGGTTTATCCGAGCTTTCATAAATTAAGCGACAGGATAAAAAACAGCGATAAGGGAAAAATATTTGCAGAACGAATTGCCAAAGCCGGGAAAATGGTTGCCGGGGCAAGCGTACCTCATTTTGAAGCACTGACCCCGGAAGGTAAAACCTTAAACCTGAGAACTATACTAAACAGTGGCAAATACACCATCCTGGATTTCTGGGCCAGCTGGTGCAGTCCATGCCGAAAGGAAAACCCGTACCTTGTACAGGCCTATAATACTTATAGCCGCAAGGAGCTGAATATATTGAGTGTGTCGCTAGATAGCGACCCCGGGAAATGGAAAGCCGCCATAGAAAAAGACGGCTTATTATGGCAGCAGGTATCTGGTTTAAAAGGTTGGAAAGATCCCGTTGCTGTATTGTACGGCATTACGGCGCTGCCTCAAAATCTATTACTGGATGCAAATGGCATCATACTGGCCAAAAACCTGCATGCTGAAGACTTATTGAAAAAGCTGGCAGATTTAACGAAATAA
- a CDS encoding FecR family protein — MAIINTERLKELAKKRLQGTISSEESEQLDAWYNQPVPKVIEWGSGDRNERELKSRLYRHLLQAVGLPDGAMAAHPGYKLWAPLVGVAAAMALVLFGIWFFNSGPSLEERSREIAARNDVPPPANTTTLTLANGEIIPLSNTKDGIVIGNSGLKYTDSSKVTVHHPGQELIVNTLQGSTYTLTLPDGSKIWLNTASTLKFPSTFNKLNTRTVELRGEAYFEIAKNAAKPFIVQSGRQVLRVLGTHFNVNTYDYGVDVKTTLLEGSVQVNLLQEPDQKKTLKPGEQASLSKRVLHVVKADTEAVMAWKRGDFVFVGDDLETIIHRLKNWYNVEFEYVGKKPTLNMTGRISRKAKLSKVLALIEASGKVKFKIEGRKVYVMK; from the coding sequence ATGGCCATAATAAATACTGAACGCTTAAAAGAACTTGCAAAAAAGCGACTTCAAGGAACCATCAGTTCCGAAGAATCTGAACAACTGGATGCATGGTATAACCAGCCCGTACCAAAAGTAATTGAGTGGGGTTCCGGGGACAGGAATGAGCGGGAATTAAAATCAAGACTATACCGGCATTTGCTACAAGCAGTTGGCTTACCTGATGGTGCCATGGCAGCACATCCTGGTTACAAACTATGGGCCCCGCTTGTGGGTGTAGCTGCTGCAATGGCTCTCGTTCTGTTTGGCATCTGGTTTTTCAATTCGGGTCCGTCCTTAGAAGAGCGCAGCAGGGAAATTGCCGCGCGCAATGATGTTCCCCCACCTGCCAACACAACAACCTTAACACTGGCTAATGGTGAAATTATACCGTTAAGTAATACCAAAGACGGAATTGTAATCGGCAATTCTGGATTAAAATATACGGATAGCAGTAAGGTAACTGTTCATCATCCCGGGCAGGAGCTTATCGTCAACACCTTGCAGGGCAGTACTTATACCCTCACTCTCCCGGATGGGAGCAAAATATGGCTTAACACCGCCAGCACCCTTAAATTCCCTTCAACCTTTAATAAGTTAAATACAAGAACGGTTGAGCTGCGCGGTGAAGCCTATTTTGAAATCGCTAAAAATGCAGCGAAACCTTTCATTGTACAATCAGGACGGCAGGTGCTTAGGGTATTGGGTACACATTTTAACGTGAATACCTACGACTATGGGGTTGATGTGAAAACTACTTTGCTGGAAGGCTCGGTGCAGGTAAACCTGCTGCAGGAGCCTGATCAGAAAAAAACTTTAAAGCCCGGCGAACAGGCCAGTTTATCTAAAAGGGTTTTACACGTAGTTAAGGCAGATACGGAGGCCGTTATGGCTTGGAAAAGAGGCGATTTTGTTTTCGTAGGCGATGATCTGGAAACCATCATTCACCGACTAAAAAATTGGTACAATGTAGAATTTGAGTATGTAGGTAAAAAGCCAACCTTAAACATGACGGGCCGTATTTCAAGAAAAGCCAAATTGTCCAAGGTATTGGCCCTAATAGAAGCCTCTGGTAAAGTTAAATTTAAAATTGAAGGGAGGAAAGTATACGTTATGAAGTAG
- a CDS encoding SusC/RagA family TonB-linked outer membrane protein — translation MKITMVLMLVLFMQVSASTFAQKISLNVRKTTLQNVLNTIRSQADINYLIDNELLHKAKPVSLVVHKQELTSVLAALFAAQPFDYRLDGNTLEIKAKNGFSDALGKLLSYFKTIDVNGQVVNPDGQPLQGATVKAKNGSETKTDKNGRFFFSNIEEGTEMEISYVGYQTLSIKATEKTGIIQLQLSDARLDEVTVQAYGKGSRRLATSNISSIDGDDLIKQPVSDLGQALIGRIPGMVVSQSTGVPGARLNIQIRGRANFDKLLSSDQPLIVIDGVPMAAANDKVNLISGPFGATALDGLSALSGINPADIESIAVLKDADATAIYGSRGANGVLLITTRKGKPGKMRMDATLYSGISEAAYLPKMLNTEQFIAMRNEAFANDKIAKTNSNAYDLLLWDTNRYTNFAELLIGNTAHTNDAQLGFSGGNKNSRYRINGGYHKEGTVWYGNTGAERASMSVNIITSSENEKFSIGFTGNYIASKNNLLAVDLATYTLLPPNFRLYDEKGDLAWNEGGLYIQKDNPLAIFKQKYLARMGHLNANTVLSYTPLKGLVIKSTFGYNLTQLDEKKFIPIAAQNPRTNNLSGQAYFGNNQLKDWIVEPQLEYTSPIKDGKWGKLNVLLGATYNKRYTEGDVTSATGYTSDEMLGTLKGAPSTGITVANTLTQYNYQAFFGRVNYNWENKYIVNFTGRRDGSSRFGPEFRFSNFAAFGAAWIFSEEALLKKSKVLSYGKLRASYGATGNDQIGEYAYLDAWAPAGNYADSSAIYPSKLYNPNLHWESNTKTEIGLELGFLKDRILFTASAYQNISSEPLVSYLLPRMTGFVTITQNLAGVKVRNRGLEFTLITQNVNKAFNWKTEFNISIPQNQLVRFPDLEKSSYARAYTLGESLNRIYQAQFSGVDPVTGLYTVKDVNGDNRQNSANDYALAGTLDPKFFGGLNNTLSYKGFSLSFFLQFNSQTGRDWRVANTSYPPGTIYNVPTLALNRWQKEGDFTDVQKFTTNSGTVTATSGFYSMTFSNRAYTDISYLRLKNVFFSYAIPTKIVKNFTIQVMAQNLLTITNYKGADPETQSYLRMPPLRTITAGLQLTL, via the coding sequence ATGAAGATTACAATGGTACTAATGCTGGTACTTTTTATGCAGGTCAGTGCATCCACATTTGCGCAGAAAATAAGCCTCAATGTGCGCAAAACCACCCTGCAAAATGTGCTCAATACCATCCGTTCGCAGGCAGACATCAACTACCTTATTGATAACGAATTACTACATAAAGCAAAACCAGTAAGCCTGGTAGTGCACAAGCAGGAATTGACTTCGGTTTTAGCAGCACTCTTTGCAGCGCAGCCTTTTGACTACCGCTTGGATGGAAACACGTTAGAAATAAAGGCAAAAAACGGGTTTTCTGATGCGCTAGGTAAATTGCTATCCTATTTTAAAACCATTGACGTAAACGGACAGGTGGTCAATCCCGATGGCCAGCCCTTACAAGGGGCTACAGTGAAGGCAAAAAACGGGAGCGAGACCAAAACCGACAAAAACGGCAGGTTTTTCTTTAGCAATATTGAAGAAGGTACTGAAATGGAAATCAGCTATGTGGGATATCAGACTCTTAGCATTAAGGCAACCGAAAAAACGGGCATTATTCAACTCCAGCTGAGCGATGCCCGGTTGGATGAAGTAACCGTGCAAGCTTACGGCAAAGGTTCCCGGCGCTTGGCCACCTCCAACATTTCCAGTATCGATGGAGATGACCTGATTAAACAACCTGTATCCGATCTTGGGCAAGCACTGATCGGACGCATACCTGGCATGGTCGTAAGCCAGAGTACCGGTGTACCGGGCGCCCGTTTAAATATACAGATTCGCGGAAGGGCCAATTTCGACAAATTGCTGAGCTCAGATCAGCCATTGATTGTTATCGACGGGGTACCTATGGCCGCCGCGAATGATAAGGTAAACCTGATAAGCGGACCATTTGGTGCCACAGCACTTGATGGGCTCTCTGCCCTGTCAGGTATAAACCCGGCCGACATCGAAAGCATAGCTGTGCTTAAAGATGCTGATGCCACCGCTATTTATGGCAGCAGGGGGGCAAATGGTGTATTACTGATCACTACACGTAAAGGGAAGCCCGGTAAAATGCGCATGGATGCCACGTTATATTCTGGCATCAGCGAGGCCGCTTATTTACCAAAAATGCTGAATACAGAACAATTCATTGCCATGCGAAATGAAGCATTTGCCAATGATAAAATCGCTAAAACCAACAGTAATGCCTACGACCTGTTGCTATGGGATACCAACCGCTATACCAATTTCGCAGAACTTTTGATTGGCAATACCGCACATACCAATGATGCCCAGCTTGGCTTTTCGGGCGGTAATAAAAATAGCCGGTACCGGATCAATGGAGGCTATCATAAAGAAGGTACTGTGTGGTATGGCAATACCGGAGCAGAGCGTGCCTCTATGAGCGTCAATATCATTACCAGTAGCGAGAATGAAAAATTCAGCATAGGGTTTACAGGCAATTATATCGCCAGTAAAAATAACTTGCTGGCAGTTGACCTTGCCACCTACACTTTACTCCCCCCCAACTTCAGGCTTTATGATGAAAAAGGTGACCTGGCCTGGAATGAAGGTGGCTTATATATACAAAAAGACAATCCCCTGGCCATATTTAAACAAAAATATCTGGCCAGAATGGGCCACCTGAATGCAAATACAGTATTGAGCTATACCCCACTAAAAGGCTTAGTGATTAAAAGCACTTTTGGCTATAACCTTACACAGCTGGACGAGAAAAAGTTCATCCCTATAGCAGCACAAAACCCACGGACCAACAATTTAAGCGGGCAGGCCTATTTTGGTAACAATCAGCTCAAAGACTGGATTGTTGAACCTCAATTGGAATATACCAGTCCTATAAAAGATGGCAAATGGGGCAAACTCAATGTATTACTGGGCGCAACTTACAATAAACGTTATACCGAAGGTGATGTAACGAGTGCTACAGGTTATACCAGCGATGAAATGCTTGGGACGTTAAAAGGTGCACCCAGCACCGGCATTACAGTGGCCAATACTTTAACCCAATACAATTATCAGGCGTTTTTTGGGAGGGTAAATTACAATTGGGAAAACAAATACATTGTGAATTTTACCGGGCGAAGGGATGGCTCCAGTCGTTTTGGCCCCGAATTCCGTTTTTCCAACTTTGCTGCCTTTGGGGCTGCCTGGATCTTTAGCGAGGAAGCACTGCTAAAGAAGAGCAAGGTACTGAGTTATGGAAAGCTTAGGGCAAGTTATGGCGCTACCGGCAATGACCAGATTGGCGAGTATGCCTACCTGGATGCCTGGGCCCCTGCAGGGAATTATGCAGATTCATCAGCAATATATCCTTCCAAACTCTATAACCCCAACCTGCACTGGGAAAGCAATACAAAAACCGAAATTGGCCTGGAACTCGGCTTCCTGAAAGACCGCATCCTTTTTACCGCATCGGCTTATCAGAACATTTCTTCGGAACCACTTGTAAGCTATTTACTGCCCAGGATGACCGGTTTTGTGACCATAACACAAAATCTGGCCGGGGTAAAAGTTCGCAACAGGGGCCTGGAGTTTACATTAATCACCCAAAACGTGAACAAGGCATTTAACTGGAAAACTGAATTCAACATCAGCATTCCGCAAAACCAGCTGGTCAGGTTCCCTGATCTTGAAAAGTCAAGCTATGCCAGGGCATATACCTTGGGTGAATCCCTGAACAGGATATACCAGGCGCAGTTTAGCGGGGTAGATCCGGTAACAGGGCTGTATACCGTAAAGGATGTAAATGGTGACAACAGGCAGAATTCTGCCAACGATTATGCGCTGGCAGGAACGCTTGACCCCAAATTTTTTGGTGGCTTAAACAATACCCTTAGCTACAAAGGATTTAGCCTTAGCTTTTTTCTGCAGTTCAACAGTCAGACAGGAAGGGACTGGCGTGTGGCCAATACCAGCTACCCACCAGGAACCATTTACAATGTGCCCACACTGGCTTTGAACAGATGGCAAAAAGAGGGCGACTTTACAGATGTACAAAAGTTTACCACCAACTCGGGTACAGTTACCGCTACTTCTGGATTTTATTCGATGACTTTCTCTAACAGGGCCTACACCGACATCAGCTATCTGCGATTGAAAAATGTGTTTTTTTCGTATGCCATTCCAACAAAAATTGTAAAAAACTTTACCATTCAGGTAATGGCGCAAAACCTGCTGACCATTACCAATTATAAAGGTGCTGATCCCGAAACCCAAAGTTATTTGAGAATGCCTCCGCTACGCACCATTACCGCAGGTTTACAGTTAACACTTTAA
- a CDS encoding RagB/SusD family nutrient uptake outer membrane protein, translated as MNLNKTYLQTGLLLLSCLWLGFSGCKKFVEVPTPIDQMASDVAFDNDAKAASAVRGLYALLIGHYLGPTPAINAYGIHLQTALGVSADEMELSTTSNSYHEFYINTINSTNSANNLGLWGTLYNFVFNSNAVIENLEKSKGVTEASRKQFLAEARFMRAAHFFYLVNLYGDVPMPIGTDYRVNANLPRVFADEIYKLIVEDLKYAVNNLGPAYLGTQRMRANKYAACALLARVYLYREEWANAEEQAGTVIEVAGKTMYDMENDLKKTFLTSSKEVILQLQQPGNVLYTWDAYNFVPSSAITIPTYLLTDKLYQSFENGDLRKVEWLRTNTITTAGITKSYHYPYKYKISSGTGTTKTESNVFLRLSEQYLIRAEARAMQNKLNLAINDLDVIRKRSGISLIADKNPGATQGQLLALIMQERFVEFFSEYGHRWLDLKRTGKADDVLKDKPNWRPEAKLFPIPLDEINRNPFLIQNQGYN; from the coding sequence ATGAACTTAAATAAGACTTACCTACAAACCGGCTTGCTGCTATTGAGTTGCCTATGGCTTGGCTTTTCCGGCTGCAAAAAATTCGTAGAGGTACCCACCCCGATAGACCAGATGGCCTCCGACGTAGCTTTTGACAATGATGCCAAGGCGGCTTCGGCCGTAAGGGGCCTTTATGCCTTGTTGATCGGCCATTACCTTGGGCCCACCCCAGCCATAAATGCATATGGGATACATCTGCAGACAGCTCTGGGGGTATCTGCGGATGAAATGGAACTCAGCACTACGAGCAATAGCTATCACGAATTCTATATCAACACTATAAATTCCACAAACAGTGCTAACAACCTCGGTCTATGGGGAACGCTGTATAATTTTGTGTTCAATTCAAATGCGGTTATAGAAAACCTGGAAAAATCTAAAGGAGTTACTGAAGCATCCAGAAAGCAGTTTCTGGCCGAAGCTAGATTTATGCGTGCAGCCCACTTTTTTTACCTGGTTAATCTTTATGGTGATGTTCCTATGCCCATCGGTACGGATTATCGCGTAAATGCCAATTTGCCCAGGGTTTTTGCCGATGAGATTTATAAGCTTATAGTGGAAGACCTGAAATATGCGGTAAATAATCTCGGCCCGGCCTACCTGGGCACCCAACGCATGCGTGCCAATAAATATGCAGCCTGTGCGCTGCTGGCCAGGGTATACCTGTATCGCGAAGAATGGGCAAATGCCGAGGAACAGGCGGGTACTGTAATAGAAGTTGCCGGTAAAACCATGTACGATATGGAAAATGATCTAAAAAAAACATTTCTGACCAGCAGCAAAGAAGTAATATTACAATTGCAGCAACCTGGAAACGTTTTATATACCTGGGATGCCTACAATTTTGTTCCCTCTTCTGCAATCACCATTCCTACTTACCTGCTTACCGATAAACTGTATCAATCATTTGAAAACGGTGATCTGCGAAAAGTAGAATGGCTCCGGACGAACACCATTACCACCGCAGGTATAACCAAGTCCTACCATTACCCCTACAAATACAAAATCAGCAGCGGTACAGGAACAACAAAAACAGAGTCCAACGTTTTTCTTCGCCTTTCCGAACAATACCTGATCCGGGCCGAGGCCAGAGCTATGCAAAATAAACTCAACCTAGCCATCAATGATCTAGATGTCATCAGAAAACGATCAGGTATTAGCTTAATTGCAGATAAAAACCCCGGGGCAACGCAAGGCCAGCTTTTAGCATTGATTATGCAGGAGCGGTTCGTAGAATTCTTCAGCGAATACGGTCACCGCTGGTTGGATTTAAAACGTACCGGAAAGGCAGATGATGTGTTAAAAGACAAGCCCAACTGGCGCCCTGAAGCTAAGCTGTTTCCTATCCCGTTAGATGAAATCAATAGAAATCCTTTTCTCATACAAAACCAGGGTTACAATTAA
- a CDS encoding RNA polymerase sigma-70 factor, whose amino-acid sequence MQGYDTISDFELLDLLRSDDHAAFAELYERYKVVLYLHAKRMLSDQDETKDVIQEVFTQLWTKRADIVISTSVKAYLYTSIRNKVFNLLAHRKFEMNYLNSLQQVIDLGETSGEAQLREKQLIVMIEQEIEQLPQKMREVFELSRKHHLSHKEIAGKLNISDKTVKKQINNAIKILRLKINAILLLLPFL is encoded by the coding sequence ATGCAGGGATATGATACCATCAGCGATTTTGAACTGCTGGACCTCCTGAGGTCTGATGACCATGCTGCGTTCGCTGAACTGTACGAGCGTTACAAAGTAGTGCTTTACCTCCACGCCAAAAGAATGCTGTCCGATCAGGACGAGACCAAGGATGTGATCCAGGAAGTATTTACGCAGTTGTGGACCAAAAGGGCTGATATTGTTATCAGCACCTCCGTCAAAGCCTACTTATATACGAGCATTCGCAATAAGGTATTTAACCTGCTGGCCCATCGTAAATTTGAAATGAATTACCTCAATTCCCTGCAGCAGGTGATCGATCTTGGCGAAACCAGTGGGGAAGCGCAGCTCAGGGAAAAACAGTTGATTGTTATGATAGAGCAGGAAATTGAGCAGCTTCCCCAAAAAATGCGGGAGGTTTTTGAACTGAGCCGCAAACACCACCTCTCTCATAAGGAGATCGCGGGAAAGCTGAACATTTCAGATAAAACCGTAAAAAAGCAGATCAACAATGCCATCAAGATCCTGCGGCTCAAAATCAATGCTATTTTACTCCTTTTACCCTTCCTCTAA
- a CDS encoding arylesterase, translating into MSSIILLGMLSACGNSQNSDKTAAIAKAKPAEAAPMATDINGKIQNILFFGTSLTAGYGLDPAEAYPALIQKKIDSLDLPYKVINGGLSGETSAAGKSRIDWLLKQPIAVFVLELGANDGLRGLSVTETSANLQAVIDKVKAKYPNVKMVMAGMQMPPNMGEKYTADFKAVFSNLAQKNQMVFVPFLLEGVGGVARLNQEDGIHPTAEGQQILAENVWKKLKAEL; encoded by the coding sequence ATGAGTTCAATAATTTTGCTGGGTATGCTCAGTGCCTGCGGAAATAGCCAGAACAGCGATAAAACTGCAGCTATAGCCAAGGCAAAACCTGCGGAGGCCGCACCGATGGCTACTGATATAAATGGTAAAATACAGAACATCCTGTTTTTTGGCACCAGCCTTACCGCAGGGTATGGTTTAGATCCTGCAGAGGCCTATCCGGCACTCATACAAAAAAAGATTGATTCTCTTGATTTGCCATATAAGGTGATTAATGGTGGTTTAAGCGGTGAAACCTCTGCAGCTGGAAAAAGCAGGATCGACTGGCTGCTGAAACAGCCTATTGCTGTTTTTGTACTGGAACTGGGCGCAAACGATGGTTTGAGGGGTTTATCGGTAACCGAAACTTCAGCAAATCTTCAGGCTGTAATTGATAAGGTGAAAGCTAAATACCCGAACGTAAAAATGGTAATGGCTGGAATGCAGATGCCGCCTAATATGGGAGAAAAGTATACTGCGGATTTTAAGGCTGTATTTAGTAATCTTGCCCAAAAGAACCAGATGGTATTTGTGCCATTCCTTCTGGAAGGGGTAGGAGGTGTTGCCAGACTTAACCAGGAAGATGGCATCCATCCCACAGCAGAGGGGCAGCAAATCCTGGCGGAAAATGTATGGAAAAAATTAAAAGCCGAGCTGTAG
- a CDS encoding RNA polymerase sigma-70 factor, giving the protein MKNYKLLSDEELFVLIKQDNQGAFSTLFDRYWKKMLTKASSLLRSEDGAEEVVLDMFTNLWKRRHTTEIRNTIHTYIASAVKYEVFNQISGRKKKYPFIEDVKPGPVADDATQQWLDFADLQQDLERAIAALPEKCRLVFKHRNDGMKGKEIAELLKISQKTVEAHIEKALRTLREKFYRYIFYIFLKFN; this is encoded by the coding sequence ATGAAAAATTATAAACTGCTTTCTGATGAAGAACTTTTTGTCTTGATAAAGCAAGACAACCAAGGCGCTTTCAGCACATTGTTCGACAGGTACTGGAAAAAAATGCTGACAAAGGCCTCTTCACTCCTGCGGTCTGAGGACGGTGCTGAAGAAGTTGTACTGGACATGTTTACCAACCTGTGGAAGCGAAGGCATACCACAGAAATCAGAAATACCATTCATACTTACATTGCCTCTGCAGTTAAATATGAAGTATTCAACCAAATATCCGGCAGGAAGAAAAAGTACCCTTTTATTGAAGATGTAAAACCAGGACCTGTAGCCGATGACGCTACCCAGCAGTGGCTGGACTTTGCCGACCTGCAGCAAGATTTGGAGCGGGCCATAGCCGCACTTCCCGAAAAATGCAGACTGGTGTTTAAACACAGGAACGATGGAATGAAAGGAAAAGAAATTGCGGAACTACTTAAAATTTCACAAAAAACGGTAGAAGCCCATATAGAGAAAGCCTTAAGGACACTCCGGGAAAAGTTCTATCGTTATATATTTTATATTTTTTTAAAGTTCAACTAA
- a CDS encoding FecR family protein: MDNSKAKTLLEKYKSGTLNQAEQHLLEDWYLGLSRSNKLDLEEGELEKNLDEIWKTISSDTAVPMQKTYKIVWWKKLSVAAALLLVFGAGFYFYNQKESKTSWYQSYTTAVQPGSNRATLTLANGQVIALDDAGNGKLAEQAGISITKTKDGQLVYTVTNGAAGSNKETINTIATPKGGQYQVNLPDGSRVWLNAASSLRYPVHFTGAERRVTLTGEAYFEIAKVYSAALSQADGATQRRLQAPFIVLTDKQQVTVLGTHFNINAYADEPAVKTTLLEGAVRINRTAAPAAALVLKPGEQSTIASGQLNVAAVNTEEAIAWKNGMFMFKDADLKTVMRAIARWYDVEVHYEGTLPDKEFSGDIYRNLDLNQVLSVLSFYKVHFRVEGKKITVTP; encoded by the coding sequence ATGGACAACAGCAAAGCTAAAACGCTCCTAGAAAAATATAAATCCGGCACATTGAACCAGGCCGAACAGCACCTGCTGGAAGACTGGTATCTGGGCTTGTCGCGCAGCAACAAACTTGATCTGGAAGAGGGAGAACTCGAAAAGAACCTGGACGAGATCTGGAAAACGATCAGCTCAGATACTGCTGTTCCCATGCAGAAGACCTATAAAATTGTATGGTGGAAAAAGCTTAGCGTGGCAGCAGCCTTATTGCTGGTTTTTGGGGCAGGATTCTATTTCTACAATCAAAAAGAAAGCAAAACAAGTTGGTACCAGTCTTACACAACAGCTGTTCAGCCGGGCAGCAACCGTGCCACCCTAACCCTGGCCAATGGTCAGGTAATTGCACTGGATGATGCCGGTAATGGAAAGCTAGCCGAGCAGGCCGGAATCAGCATTACCAAAACAAAAGATGGGCAGTTGGTTTATACCGTCACCAATGGGGCAGCCGGCAGTAACAAAGAAACGATCAATACCATTGCCACACCAAAAGGAGGGCAATACCAGGTTAACCTGCCCGATGGGAGCAGAGTTTGGCTCAATGCTGCATCTTCACTGCGTTACCCGGTACACTTTACAGGCGCAGAACGCAGGGTTACCTTAACCGGTGAAGCATATTTTGAAATTGCAAAGGTATACAGCGCTGCGCTGTCGCAAGCCGATGGCGCTACTCAAAGAAGACTGCAGGCCCCTTTCATTGTCTTAACCGACAAACAGCAGGTCACTGTTTTAGGTACACATTTTAACATCAATGCCTATGCCGATGAACCAGCTGTAAAAACCACCCTCCTGGAGGGTGCAGTCAGGATAAACCGTACTGCTGCTCCGGCAGCTGCCCTGGTATTAAAACCGGGTGAGCAAAGCACTATAGCCAGTGGCCAGCTAAATGTAGCCGCCGTAAATACCGAAGAGGCCATTGCCTGGAAAAATGGAATGTTCATGTTTAAGGATGCCGACCTGAAGACCGTAATGCGTGCCATAGCCCGCTGGTATGATGTAGAAGTGCATTACGAAGGCACACTTCCGGATAAAGAATTCTCAGGTGATATTTACCGCAATCTTGACCTTAACCAGGTGTTGAGTGTACTGAGTTTTTACAAAGTGCATTTCAGGGTTGAAGGAAAAAAAATAACCGTAACACCATAA